The Pseudomonas berkeleyensis genome includes a region encoding these proteins:
- a CDS encoding FKBP-type peptidyl-prolyl cis-trans isomerase encodes MSRAVFAALAICCSLGAQADQQRQDLAYSLGVRLGERLQDEVPDLPLNDLLEGLRQAYEGKPLRLPEARIEQLLDAHEASIAASPQHHARAVEVEQHFLAEQRALPNVRALDNGVLITELRAGSGAKPTSSSRVQVRYRGTLADGSVFDESSSPQWFRLDSLIAGWRSALLQMPKGAHWRLVVPSAQAYGEEGAGDLIPPHAPLVFDLELLDVTN; translated from the coding sequence ATGAGCCGCGCCGTATTCGCCGCCCTCGCCATCTGCTGCAGCCTCGGCGCTCAGGCCGACCAGCAGAGGCAGGATCTGGCCTACAGCCTTGGCGTACGTCTGGGTGAGCGCTTGCAGGACGAAGTACCGGATCTGCCCCTGAACGATCTGCTCGAAGGCCTGCGCCAGGCCTATGAAGGCAAGCCATTGCGGCTCCCGGAGGCGCGCATCGAGCAACTGCTCGATGCTCACGAAGCCAGCATCGCCGCCAGCCCGCAACATCACGCCAGAGCCGTCGAAGTGGAACAACACTTTCTCGCCGAGCAACGTGCGTTGCCCAATGTACGGGCGCTCGACAACGGGGTACTGATCACGGAGCTGCGCGCCGGGAGCGGCGCCAAACCTACCTCCAGCAGCCGGGTGCAGGTGCGCTACCGCGGCACCCTGGCCGACGGCAGCGTTTTCGATGAGAGCAGCTCACCGCAATGGTTTCGTCTGGACAGTCTGATCGCCGGCTGGCGTAGCGCGCTGCTGCAGATGCCCAAAGGTGCCCATTGGCGGCTGGTGGTGCCGTCGGCTCAGGCCTACGGTGAAGAAGGGGCGGGAGACCTGATTCCCCCGCATGCGCCGCTTGTGTTCGATCTGGAGTTGCTCGACGTCACCAACTGA